A genomic stretch from Tissierellales bacterium includes:
- a CDS encoding flagellar protein FlgN → MRAILDQLRVILQEELEVYKKLLDITLTKKDVITENRIQELDKMTQVEQSLIMKIGKLEESREKLVDQMGKRIGLKDFGMRELIDHLEDKDKSFFVEIREDLLRTLNRIHDGNDLNKVLIEDSLEFVNLNLDLLTSVGQSDNYKQTAEDPGQVKPSKSLFDVKI, encoded by the coding sequence ATGAGAGCGATTTTAGATCAACTGAGAGTTATACTTCAAGAAGAGCTTGAGGTGTACAAAAAATTACTAGATATAACGTTGACCAAAAAGGATGTTATAACAGAAAATAGAATACAAGAACTCGATAAGATGACACAAGTGGAACAGAGTTTGATTATGAAGATTGGTAAACTAGAGGAGTCTAGAGAAAAATTAGTTGATCAAATGGGGAAACGAATAGGTCTTAAAGACTTTGGAATGAGAGAACTAATTGATCATTTAGAAGATAAAGATAAGTCATTTTTTGTCGAGATTAGAGAGGACTTGCTGAGAACTCTCAATCGTATTCATGATGGGAATGATTTGAATAAAGTATTGATAGAAGATTCTCTTGAGTTTGTGAATTTGAATTTGGATTTACTTACAAGTGTTGGGCAGAGTGATAATTACAAGCAGACAGCAGAGGATCCGGGACAGGTTAAACCATCTAAGAGTTTATTTGATGTTAAAATTTAG
- the flgM gene encoding flagellar biosynthesis anti-sigma factor FlgM, which yields MKINNSANIQRMMSVYNKQNIKAKKTSSKTEVGKRDELKLSDAAQDFQTVLNAAKDVPEIRQEKVDAIKTQVESGEYKVDAKKIAAKMMAEARRR from the coding sequence ATGAAGATAAATAATAGCGCAAATATACAAAGAATGATGAGCGTTTATAACAAGCAAAACATCAAAGCCAAAAAAACATCGTCTAAGACAGAAGTGGGTAAGAGAGACGAATTAAAATTATCTGATGCAGCTCAGGATTTTCAAACTGTATTAAATGCAGCTAAGGATGTTCCTGAAATCAGACAAGAAAAAGTTGATGCTATCAAGACGCAGGTGGAGTCTGGAGAGTATAAAGTTGATGCAAAGAAAATCGCAGCAAAAATGATGGCGGAAGCTAGAAGAAGATAG